The Syngnathus scovelli strain Florida chromosome 18, RoL_Ssco_1.2, whole genome shotgun sequence genome contains a region encoding:
- the LOC125985909 gene encoding xin actin-binding repeat-containing protein 1 isoform X2 — protein sequence MAEDSQVKREDHLQPGLEIQSQQFFPSQMSKQNLHQQRQKCELRRLLKHTHPELKMLDELVDEELAEVLSSETEVTVDKTGYEGEVHSRRLIFENYSQSGQVSPSAPKMYRTEELVKQGNVGEILELDQTMASNPNPSGWEDVKTIDVQGTIRIFESPYRDTSQSCPEKVQQDIVSSAVSTDFVQEQGRETCDQQNIQYQDRPSPMNWTEQPKGSCDPGHSTWKDDDDLSSHEHKDNIKTRESLMQNNPFLAKNIQHSYAHMAKHKLITEEDNAAKVKNRTHLFESMPFDKIRHQNTDEVETMVETLKESLSSLHRLDVIHADGLIIEVNETMRAKKAIYTKSANGVQIDYNEVSEGNFQNFILRVLPRANLKPQITYLTEDCNGGIRSTLVKVPVHPNQFTATQDTECNTANVVQVLEDILNQDNSLRRGVIIQEIAGKSTDIYVYSFHKYSDDKDVRRYFPQELPVERKSSLNSPDSSCQGSDNPEVRKKGNVKLFMSCIEKGELEYLKTLQEKSTVEDQKSDIASEEKVYHGEEWVPVDVKRLRTIFSEDQTQNKSNPIVDKDHPRSNMSESCARQNVTPKNDIQTERHNESQVQEESLDQLQKQCGHQVVQSDNEETGLRIQSVPDTKQQTKCSNQIVSKKTHTAAGSKNKNMTEELLVQHLQAAVDSPDSAQTQHEEEEIVFQGKLKAALESLERSNINVSKGDFKAAMIYRNSSKPPKERVKNTAQVSHGEAINQDLCVTASQTQVSPNTVIEAQTITANKTSAPQKNPRPVGPKPAIPPKPQHLKQQNNQSANIENSSTEIDGSKINPATESEHDVGTQKPQEILKNHQIHESHTAVGKCDKNYQGGEKNEIEKAHINFKEACKKFGDPNDRPKKRTPVNPKRVKIPQPDNKISAQVELRAKKGRPETDHERRQRLSVHMDEIMRGNMGTAMEIFDNLRKQEELRGILSRVENIQEDTNEVDVRSLRKVFENVPNRVVPTNKNKLKQEKAERKEETRTLATETKSSLANVFGDLERASEDIMTLKEQTLARLVDIEEAIKKSLYSVSTLRSDSDIAGLSCLFKESLGSVQGSPASGNKISKTESVQEKEDPTALPGGQDAAIAPKHREGPAFISIQLAARKSDQAEAISCPTCQHSPEKFCSTKVLQCNSPQRQISVLQVQTRTWRGAQS from the coding sequence ATGGCGGAAGACAGCCAGGTGAAGAGAGAAGACCACCTTCAGCCAGGACTAGAGATACAGTCACAACAATTCTTCCCCTCCCAAATGTCCAAACAAAACCTTCACCAACAGCGTCAGAAATGTGAGCTGAGAAGACTCTTGAAGCACACGCATCCCGAGCTGAAGATGCTGGATGAGCTCGTAGACGAGGAGCTCGCTGAGGTGTTGAGTTCCGAGACTGAGGTGACGGTCGATAAAACCGGGTACGAGGGAGAGGTCCATTCCAGACGCCTGATATTTGAGAATTATTCCCAGAGTGGCCAAGTGTCACCTTCCGCCCCAAAGATGTACAGAACTGAAGAATTAGTCAAACAAGGAAATGTCGGTGAAATATTAGAGCTTGACCAAACAATGGCTTCTAATCCCAATCCCAGCGGGTGGGAGGATGTTAAGACTATAGATGTCCAGGGAACCATAAGGATATTTGAAAGTCCATATAGGGATACTTCACAGTCTTGCCCAGAAAAGGTTCAGCAGGATATAGTTTCTTCTGCTGTTTCGACTGACTTCGTCCAAGAACAAGGAAGGGAGACATGTGACCAGCAGAATATTCAGTACCAGGATAGACCCAGTCCTATGAATTGGACAGAACAACCCAAAGGGTCATGTGATCCTGGTCATAGCACATGGAAGGACGATGATGACTTATCCAGTCACGAACACAAGGATAATATCAAAACAAGGGAATCTCTGATGCAAAACAACCCATTTCTAGCTAAAAACATTCAACATTCCTATGCTCATATGGCAAAACACAAACTAATAACAGAAGAAGACAATGCGGCCAAGGTTAAGAATAGAACCCATTTGTTTGAATCAATGCCATTTGACAAAATCAGACATCAGAACACGGATGAAGTGGAGACAATGGTGGAGACACTCAAGGAATCCCTAAGCTCTCTTCATCGCTTGGATGTTATTCATGCTGATGGCTTGATCATCGAGGTGAATGAAACCATGCGAGCCAAAAAGGCCATATACACAAAATCAGCCAACGGAGTCCAGATCGATTACAACGAGGTGTCTGAGGGTAATTTCCAAAACTTCATACTTCGTGTGCTACCGCGAGCAAACCTTAAACCTCAGATCACTTACCTAACGGAGGATTGCAATGGAGGCATTAGGAGCACATTGGTCAAGGTACCCGTGCACCCGAATCAGTTCACGGCCACCCAGGACACAGAATGTAACACGGCTAATGTGGTTCAAGTTTTGGAAGACATTTTGAATCAAGACAACTCCCTGAGGAGAGGAGTAATCATCCAGGAGATCGCTGGAAAATCCACAGACATTTACGTGTACTCCTTCCACAAATATTCAGATGACAAAGACGTCAGACGATATTTTCCTCAAGAGCTTCCCGTAGAAAGAAAATCATCTTTAAATTCTCCAGACAGCTCCTGTCAAGGATCTGACAACCCGGAAGTGAGAAAGAAGGGGAATGTGAAACTATTTATGAGTTGTATTGAAAAGGGCGAACTGGAGTATTTGAAAACTCTTCAAGAGAAGTCGACAGTTGAAGACCAGAAGTCCGACATTGCTTCTGAAGAGAAAGTTTATCATGGAGAGGAGTGGGTACCAGTGGATGTAAAGAGATTGAGAACCATTTTCTCTGAGGATCAAACGCAAAACAAATCCAATCCAATTGTCGATAAAGATCATCCCCGTTCAAACATGTCAGAGTCTTGCGCAAGACAAAATGTGACCCCGAAGAATGACATTCAAACTGAAAGGCATAACGAAAGCCAAGTTCAAGAAGAATCATTGGATCAATTGCAGAAACAGTGCGGTCACCAAGTCGTCCAATCTGATAACGAAGAAACAGGTTTGAGGATCCAGTCAGTACCAGATACGAAACAACAAACAAAGTGCTCCAATCAAATTGTTTccaagaaaacccacacagctGCAGgcagtaaaaacaaaaatatgacaGAGGAGCTCCTGGTGCAACACCTCCAAGCCGCTGTGGATTCTCCAGATAGTGCACAAACACAGCATGAAGAAGAGGAAATTGTTTTTCAGGGTAAGCTCAAAGCAGCATTGGAGTCCTTAGAGCGCTCTAACATTAATGTCAGTAAAGGAGATTTCAAAGCAGCCATGATCTACCGTAACTCCTCCAAACCTCCCAAAGAAAGGGTGAAAAATACAGCTCAAGTTTCCCATGGTGAGGCCATCAACCAAGATCTTTGTGTCACGGCATCCCAGACTCAAGTGAGTCCAAATACGGTCATAGAAGCGCAAACAATTACTGCGAATAAAACATCAGCCCCACAAAAAAATCCAAGGCCTGTTGGACCAAAACCAGCCATCCCTCCAAAACCACAACATTTGAAACAGCAAAATAACCAATCAGCAAACATTGAAAATTCCTCAACAGAAATTGACGGATCGAAAATAAATCCTGCTACAGAGTCAGAACATGATGTAGGAACACAAAAGCCTCAGGAAATCCTCAAAAATCACCAAATCCATGAATCACATACTGCAGTGGGAAAATGTGACAAAAACTACCAAGGAGGAGAGAAAAATGAAATAGAGAAAGCCCATATCAATTTCAAAGAGGCGTGCAAAAAATTTGGTGATCCGAACGACCGTCCCAAAAAGCGAACACCCGTGAACCCAAAACGAGTGAAAATACCACAACCTGACAACAAAATTTCAGCACAGGTTGAGTTGAGAGCAAAGAAGGGAAGGCCGGAGACGGATCATGAACGGCGTCAGCGTCTGTCCGTCCACATGGATGAGATCATGCGAGGCAACATGGGGACCGCCATGGAGATTTTCGACAACTTGCGAAAGCAGGAGGAGCTGCGGGGCATCCTCAGTCGAGTGGAAAATATCCAAGAGGACACCAACGAGGTTGACGTGAGGTCCCTCAGGAAAGTATTTGAGAATGTCCCCAACAGGGTTGTccccacaaacaaaaacaaactgaagCAAGAGAAAGCAGAACGCAAAGAGGAGACCAGAACATTAGCAACCGAGACTAAGTCCTCATTGGCAAACGTTTTTGGAGATCTTGAAAGAGCCAGTGAGGACATCATGACTCTCAAGGAACAAACCCTAGCACGGCTTGTTGACATTGAGGAAGCCATCAAGAAGTCCCTTTATTCTGTCTCGACTTTAAGATCAGACTCGGATATCGCCGGTCTATCGTGCctgttcaaggagtcgttggGAAGTGTGCAAGGATCTCCGGCGTCTGGGAACAAAATAAGCAAAACAGAATCCGTGCAGGAGAAAGAAGACCCCACAGCTTTACCAGGTGGCCAAGATGCTGCAATAGCTCCAAAGCACAGAGAAGGTCCTGCTTTTATCTCCATCCAGTTAGCTGCTAGAAAGTCAGATCAAGCAGAAGCTATAAGCTGTCCAACTTGTCAGCACAGTCCGGAGAAATTCTGCTCAACCAAAGTGCTTCAGTGCAACAGTCCTCAGAGACAGATTAGCGTACTCCAGGTGCAAACAAGGACCTGGCGTGGAGCACAGTCTTAG
- the LOC125985909 gene encoding xin actin-binding repeat-containing protein 1 isoform X1, with the protein MLTRSRSLHNVHSSYDKPVRRDAEILSRTVSVSELVERYQASTEDDSKENADTKAKASGAVQKKTAATPPKNGPQQRKTPQQEHRKSREDKRGCSLPETNLTRSKSTGSLQKDAKVSIEALKAQFEMRNKPADETSKNVKAVSNRDINKSAKEQKARHAPLRPGKSDAKERIATRKVATQTLTKKDKNNIEKTAVFKTNVKRKSVADFKENSSAQEKEKLYVSVKALSALFDAQSKVATQEAIQELKQKPVKQVKMAEDSQVKREDHLQPGLEIQSQQFFPSQMSKQNLHQQRQKCELRRLLKHTHPELKMLDELVDEELAEVLSSETEVTVDKTGYEGEVHSRRLIFENYSQSGQVSPSAPKMYRTEELVKQGNVGEILELDQTMASNPNPSGWEDVKTIDVQGTIRIFESPYRDTSQSCPEKVQQDIVSSAVSTDFVQEQGRETCDQQNIQYQDRPSPMNWTEQPKGSCDPGHSTWKDDDDLSSHEHKDNIKTRESLMQNNPFLAKNIQHSYAHMAKHKLITEEDNAAKVKNRTHLFESMPFDKIRHQNTDEVETMVETLKESLSSLHRLDVIHADGLIIEVNETMRAKKAIYTKSANGVQIDYNEVSEGNFQNFILRVLPRANLKPQITYLTEDCNGGIRSTLVKVPVHPNQFTATQDTECNTANVVQVLEDILNQDNSLRRGVIIQEIAGKSTDIYVYSFHKYSDDKDVRRYFPQELPVERKSSLNSPDSSCQGSDNPEVRKKGNVKLFMSCIEKGELEYLKTLQEKSTVEDQKSDIASEEKVYHGEEWVPVDVKRLRTIFSEDQTQNKSNPIVDKDHPRSNMSESCARQNVTPKNDIQTERHNESQVQEESLDQLQKQCGHQVVQSDNEETGLRIQSVPDTKQQTKCSNQIVSKKTHTAAGSKNKNMTEELLVQHLQAAVDSPDSAQTQHEEEEIVFQGKLKAALESLERSNINVSKGDFKAAMIYRNSSKPPKERVKNTAQVSHGEAINQDLCVTASQTQVSPNTVIEAQTITANKTSAPQKNPRPVGPKPAIPPKPQHLKQQNNQSANIENSSTEIDGSKINPATESEHDVGTQKPQEILKNHQIHESHTAVGKCDKNYQGGEKNEIEKAHINFKEACKKFGDPNDRPKKRTPVNPKRVKIPQPDNKISAQVELRAKKGRPETDHERRQRLSVHMDEIMRGNMGTAMEIFDNLRKQEELRGILSRVENIQEDTNEVDVRSLRKVFENVPNRVVPTNKNKLKQEKAERKEETRTLATETKSSLANVFGDLERASEDIMTLKEQTLARLVDIEEAIKKSLYSVSTLRSDSDIAGLSCLFKESLGSVQGSPASGNKISKTESVQEKEDPTALPGGQDAAIAPKHREGPAFISIQLAARKSDQAEAISCPTCQHSPEKFCSTKVLQCNSPQRQISVLQVQTRTWRGAQS; encoded by the exons ATGCTGACACGGAGCCGCTCCCTACATAACGTCCACTCGTCGTACGACAAGCCGGTCCGGAGGGATGCCGAGATTCTTAGTAGGACAGTGTCCGTGTCCGAGTTGGTCGAAAG ATATCAAGCTTCAACTGAAGATGATTCAAAAGAGAACGCTGACACAAAAGCAAAGGCATCAGGTGCAGTTCAAAAG AAAACAGCAGCCACTCCACCCAAGAATGGCCCACAGCAAAGGAAAACACCTCAGCAGGAGCATCGGAAGAGCAGAGAAGACAAACGGGGATGCTCGTTGCCCGAGACTAATTTGACCCGCAGCAAGTCGACGGGGAGCCTTCAAAAAGACGCCAAGGTTTCCATCGAGGCCTTGAAGGCACAATTTGAGATGAGAAATAAGCCGGCAGATGAGACTTCCAAAAATGTCAAGGCAGTGAGCAACAGAGATATCAATAAGTCCGCGAAGGAGCAGAAGGCTCGCCATGCTCCGCTGCGTCCCGGCAAGAGTGACGCAAAGGAAAGAATTGCGACACGTAag GTAGCGACCCAAACTCTaacaaagaaagacaaaaacaacattgAGAAGACTGCCGTCTTCAAAACCA ATGTTAAAAGGAAGTCAGTCGCGGACTTCAAAGAAAACTCCTCGGCTCAAGAGAAGGAGAAACTGTACGTCTCCGTCAAAGCTTTGTCTGCACTCTTTGACGCTCAGTCAAAGGTGGCAACTCAGGAAGCAATTCAAGAATTAAAACAGAAACCAGTAAAACAAGTGAAG ATGGCGGAAGACAGCCAGGTGAAGAGAGAAGACCACCTTCAGCCAGGACTAGAGATACAGTCACAACAATTCTTCCCCTCCCAAATGTCCAAACAAAACCTTCACCAACAGCGTCAGAAATGTGAGCTGAGAAGACTCTTGAAGCACACGCATCCCGAGCTGAAGATGCTGGATGAGCTCGTAGACGAGGAGCTCGCTGAGGTGTTGAGTTCCGAGACTGAGGTGACGGTCGATAAAACCGGGTACGAGGGAGAGGTCCATTCCAGACGCCTGATATTTGAGAATTATTCCCAGAGTGGCCAAGTGTCACCTTCCGCCCCAAAGATGTACAGAACTGAAGAATTAGTCAAACAAGGAAATGTCGGTGAAATATTAGAGCTTGACCAAACAATGGCTTCTAATCCCAATCCCAGCGGGTGGGAGGATGTTAAGACTATAGATGTCCAGGGAACCATAAGGATATTTGAAAGTCCATATAGGGATACTTCACAGTCTTGCCCAGAAAAGGTTCAGCAGGATATAGTTTCTTCTGCTGTTTCGACTGACTTCGTCCAAGAACAAGGAAGGGAGACATGTGACCAGCAGAATATTCAGTACCAGGATAGACCCAGTCCTATGAATTGGACAGAACAACCCAAAGGGTCATGTGATCCTGGTCATAGCACATGGAAGGACGATGATGACTTATCCAGTCACGAACACAAGGATAATATCAAAACAAGGGAATCTCTGATGCAAAACAACCCATTTCTAGCTAAAAACATTCAACATTCCTATGCTCATATGGCAAAACACAAACTAATAACAGAAGAAGACAATGCGGCCAAGGTTAAGAATAGAACCCATTTGTTTGAATCAATGCCATTTGACAAAATCAGACATCAGAACACGGATGAAGTGGAGACAATGGTGGAGACACTCAAGGAATCCCTAAGCTCTCTTCATCGCTTGGATGTTATTCATGCTGATGGCTTGATCATCGAGGTGAATGAAACCATGCGAGCCAAAAAGGCCATATACACAAAATCAGCCAACGGAGTCCAGATCGATTACAACGAGGTGTCTGAGGGTAATTTCCAAAACTTCATACTTCGTGTGCTACCGCGAGCAAACCTTAAACCTCAGATCACTTACCTAACGGAGGATTGCAATGGAGGCATTAGGAGCACATTGGTCAAGGTACCCGTGCACCCGAATCAGTTCACGGCCACCCAGGACACAGAATGTAACACGGCTAATGTGGTTCAAGTTTTGGAAGACATTTTGAATCAAGACAACTCCCTGAGGAGAGGAGTAATCATCCAGGAGATCGCTGGAAAATCCACAGACATTTACGTGTACTCCTTCCACAAATATTCAGATGACAAAGACGTCAGACGATATTTTCCTCAAGAGCTTCCCGTAGAAAGAAAATCATCTTTAAATTCTCCAGACAGCTCCTGTCAAGGATCTGACAACCCGGAAGTGAGAAAGAAGGGGAATGTGAAACTATTTATGAGTTGTATTGAAAAGGGCGAACTGGAGTATTTGAAAACTCTTCAAGAGAAGTCGACAGTTGAAGACCAGAAGTCCGACATTGCTTCTGAAGAGAAAGTTTATCATGGAGAGGAGTGGGTACCAGTGGATGTAAAGAGATTGAGAACCATTTTCTCTGAGGATCAAACGCAAAACAAATCCAATCCAATTGTCGATAAAGATCATCCCCGTTCAAACATGTCAGAGTCTTGCGCAAGACAAAATGTGACCCCGAAGAATGACATTCAAACTGAAAGGCATAACGAAAGCCAAGTTCAAGAAGAATCATTGGATCAATTGCAGAAACAGTGCGGTCACCAAGTCGTCCAATCTGATAACGAAGAAACAGGTTTGAGGATCCAGTCAGTACCAGATACGAAACAACAAACAAAGTGCTCCAATCAAATTGTTTccaagaaaacccacacagctGCAGgcagtaaaaacaaaaatatgacaGAGGAGCTCCTGGTGCAACACCTCCAAGCCGCTGTGGATTCTCCAGATAGTGCACAAACACAGCATGAAGAAGAGGAAATTGTTTTTCAGGGTAAGCTCAAAGCAGCATTGGAGTCCTTAGAGCGCTCTAACATTAATGTCAGTAAAGGAGATTTCAAAGCAGCCATGATCTACCGTAACTCCTCCAAACCTCCCAAAGAAAGGGTGAAAAATACAGCTCAAGTTTCCCATGGTGAGGCCATCAACCAAGATCTTTGTGTCACGGCATCCCAGACTCAAGTGAGTCCAAATACGGTCATAGAAGCGCAAACAATTACTGCGAATAAAACATCAGCCCCACAAAAAAATCCAAGGCCTGTTGGACCAAAACCAGCCATCCCTCCAAAACCACAACATTTGAAACAGCAAAATAACCAATCAGCAAACATTGAAAATTCCTCAACAGAAATTGACGGATCGAAAATAAATCCTGCTACAGAGTCAGAACATGATGTAGGAACACAAAAGCCTCAGGAAATCCTCAAAAATCACCAAATCCATGAATCACATACTGCAGTGGGAAAATGTGACAAAAACTACCAAGGAGGAGAGAAAAATGAAATAGAGAAAGCCCATATCAATTTCAAAGAGGCGTGCAAAAAATTTGGTGATCCGAACGACCGTCCCAAAAAGCGAACACCCGTGAACCCAAAACGAGTGAAAATACCACAACCTGACAACAAAATTTCAGCACAGGTTGAGTTGAGAGCAAAGAAGGGAAGGCCGGAGACGGATCATGAACGGCGTCAGCGTCTGTCCGTCCACATGGATGAGATCATGCGAGGCAACATGGGGACCGCCATGGAGATTTTCGACAACTTGCGAAAGCAGGAGGAGCTGCGGGGCATCCTCAGTCGAGTGGAAAATATCCAAGAGGACACCAACGAGGTTGACGTGAGGTCCCTCAGGAAAGTATTTGAGAATGTCCCCAACAGGGTTGTccccacaaacaaaaacaaactgaagCAAGAGAAAGCAGAACGCAAAGAGGAGACCAGAACATTAGCAACCGAGACTAAGTCCTCATTGGCAAACGTTTTTGGAGATCTTGAAAGAGCCAGTGAGGACATCATGACTCTCAAGGAACAAACCCTAGCACGGCTTGTTGACATTGAGGAAGCCATCAAGAAGTCCCTTTATTCTGTCTCGACTTTAAGATCAGACTCGGATATCGCCGGTCTATCGTGCctgttcaaggagtcgttggGAAGTGTGCAAGGATCTCCGGCGTCTGGGAACAAAATAAGCAAAACAGAATCCGTGCAGGAGAAAGAAGACCCCACAGCTTTACCAGGTGGCCAAGATGCTGCAATAGCTCCAAAGCACAGAGAAGGTCCTGCTTTTATCTCCATCCAGTTAGCTGCTAGAAAGTCAGATCAAGCAGAAGCTATAAGCTGTCCAACTTGTCAGCACAGTCCGGAGAAATTCTGCTCAACCAAAGTGCTTCAGTGCAACAGTCCTCAGAGACAGATTAGCGTACTCCAGGTGCAAACAAGGACCTGGCGTGGAGCACAGTCTTAG
- the LOC125985925 gene encoding uncharacterized protein isoform X1, with translation MLRNRIVMAYMQILKILHRNLKPTATQTCRLTSGNLFPHTHRAESAFSRLTFHGRLEPLACSCHTLCCILQSRRDITLDFRVRNKNEERDDGHKSLYKYQSGSPKLSATRKVKEAGRDFTYLIVVLIGLGVTGGLLYVVFQELFSSSSPNKVYGKAFNKVRLDPEVIGAFGEPIKCYGETTRRGRRQQISHIEYLKDGLKHMRLKFYIEGSEPGLKGTVHSESKERQLAAYLSNPRNAQIVIVGGRAYLHQMCERQSQTSLWPSWYSVPDDLSQEEPSTALPPAASFSHLDTPPPYDAAVSEEDDLKPPPYSECARAVETDAPQPSNRTPLISEGGDSSSSSEAPPPYSQSPPPQPHPQEGLVSCTEAHSENMPV, from the exons ATGTTAAGAAACCGAATAGTAATGGCGTATATGCAGATATTAAAAATCCTGCATCGAAATTTAAAGCCAACTGCGACGCAGACGTGCAGATTGACATCGGGCAATTTGTTCCCACATACGCACAGAGCGGAATCAGCCTTTTCGAGATTGACCTTCCACGGGAGGCTCGAACCTCTTGCGTGTAGCTGTCACACTCTGTGCTGTATTCTGCAATCGCGCAGAGATATTACTCTTGACTTCAGAGTGAGAAATAAAAACGAGGAGCGAGACGATGGACACAAATCGCTCTACAAATACCAGAGTGGCAGCCCAAAGCTATCAGCGACACGCAAAG TGAAAGAGGCTGGCCGAGATTTCACCTATTTGATTGTTGTTCTCATCGGGCTTGGAGTGACAG GGGGTCTTCTGTACGTGGTCTTCCAAGAACTATTTTCTTCCTCCAGTCCAAATAAAGTCTATGGAAAAGCATTCAACAAAGTCAGATTAGACCCAGAG GTCATTGGTGCATTCGGGGAACCAATCAAGTGTTATGGTGAGACAACTCGTCGGGGAAGAAGGCAACAGATCAG TCATATTGAGTATCTGAAGGATGGACTCAAGCACATGAGACTCAAGTTTTACATTGAGGGATCCGAACCGGGGCTTAAAGGCACAGTGCACTCTGAGTCAAAAGAG AGGCAGCTGGCTGCATACCTGAGCAACCCCCGCAATGCCCAGATAGTCATCGTTGGAGGGAGGGCGTACCTCCATCAAATGTGCGAGCGACAGAGT CAAACCTCACTCTGGCCAAGTTGGTACAGCGTACCTGATGACCtgtcacaagaagagccctccaCGGCGCTGCCACCTGCTGCATCCTTCTCCCATCTGGACACGCCACCGCCATATGATGCCGCCGTGTCCGAAG aGGACGATCTGAAACCGCCTCCCTACAGCGAGTGTGCTCGCGCCGTCGAGACCGATGCGCCTCAACCCTCCAATCGCACGCCTCTCATCTCCGAAGGAGGCGACTCCAGTAGCTCCAGCGAGGCCCCGCCCCCTTATTCGCAGTCTCCCCCACCCCAGCCCCATCCACAAGAAGGCCTTGTGAGCTGCACAGAGGCGCATTCTGAGAACATGCCTGTCTAA
- the LOC125985925 gene encoding uncharacterized protein isoform X2, which yields MELYWYIVVIVFIIIKIFFYVCWYRSRQRQLAAYLSNPRNAQIVIVGGRAYLHQMCERQSQTSLWPSWYSVPDDLSQEEPSTALPPAASFSHLDTPPPYDAAVSEEDDLKPPPYSECARAVETDAPQPSNRTPLISEGGDSSSSSEAPPPYSQSPPPQPHPQEGLVSCTEAHSENMPV from the exons ATGGAGCTGTACTGGTATAT AGTGGTCATAgtgttcatcatcatcaagatCTTCTTCTATGTGTGCTGGTACCGCTCGAGACAGAGGCAGCTGGCTGCATACCTGAGCAACCCCCGCAATGCCCAGATAGTCATCGTTGGAGGGAGGGCGTACCTCCATCAAATGTGCGAGCGACAGAGT CAAACCTCACTCTGGCCAAGTTGGTACAGCGTACCTGATGACCtgtcacaagaagagccctccaCGGCGCTGCCACCTGCTGCATCCTTCTCCCATCTGGACACGCCACCGCCATATGATGCCGCCGTGTCCGAAG aGGACGATCTGAAACCGCCTCCCTACAGCGAGTGTGCTCGCGCCGTCGAGACCGATGCGCCTCAACCCTCCAATCGCACGCCTCTCATCTCCGAAGGAGGCGACTCCAGTAGCTCCAGCGAGGCCCCGCCCCCTTATTCGCAGTCTCCCCCACCCCAGCCCCATCCACAAGAAGGCCTTGTGAGCTGCACAGAGGCGCATTCTGAGAACATGCCTGTCTAA